The following DNA comes from Capsicum annuum cultivar UCD-10X-F1 chromosome 7, UCD10Xv1.1, whole genome shotgun sequence.
CATCAGTGCTTGCTCTGGTTCCATTACTATTTTCCTCTTTAACTGAACCATGCTTTTCTTTCACCCGAGTATTCCGCCTCCTCTTCTTCCCATTTTCCGTTGCAGAACCTTTTATCTCCAAGTTTTGGATTCCCAGTTTTTCATTCTCGGAATCTTCCTCTTCAATCATCTCAGCTGCTTCTTCATCGATGTCATCTTTGAGTGATTTTTGTGGCCTTCCTCTCCTCTTCTGTGCAGGGAttttttcttcctcctcactCCCAGGATCATCAGGGTCAATTACTGTCAATTTCTTACCCTTTCCTCTACCTCGGCCCATTGAAAAACCCCGAGTTTAACAAAATATCAGCAGAAGCACCTGCTAATAAAAACATTGAGACATGAATCAATGTTTTCCAGTAGAAGACTCAAAAAGACAGTTATACAGAAGGATGGATGTTCACGTTATTTATAAGGAAGAGCAGACAACACTGAATAATCATGGGCATGTAGGCAGGCAGGTACCTATGATTGATGTCAGCCAAGGTTTTAAAGAAGTTGCTACACGTGATTGGTAAgctaagttgcttggactcttcaaaattgTTGCTGCACCCGTGTAGGAtaggatcctccaaaaatgcactatttcTGAAGAATCTAACACGCACccaatgacatttttgaagagtccatgCAACATAGTTAGTAAGTACTCAAGTTAGAATTATCCTCATGTTCCTACATTTTTTAGTAtaggatcacactctctactcTCTCTATACTACCCCACACCTACCGAAACCCTTATTTGGAACAAAAGAGAAACAGAGTTTGATATATTGACAACCTAATTCAGAAGATGATGCATACAAATATGTAATGTCAGCAGATCCCTATTGCAAGCACAGGTTGTGAAAAGTTCAAGTGTTATTGTTTCTTTTGCACTTCCAACTATGTCTAGCTTCAGTCAGTATCTTTCAGTTATCCTGCTGCCTGTATATCTCTAAAAAGAATAGTGGAATGCCGTATGGCAAAATATCAACTATAGTTACTCTCAAGTTTGTGACACAGAAACAACAGCAGAATCACATCATTAGAAAGCTTTAGAAGTAGGCAAAGTGCAAATTTCCAAGGCTCGCTCTTGTTGCATAAGCTTAAGAAACTACTATAAGCAATACCAAAGGTCATAAGACTCTGTAGAGATCAACTCAGTTCTACTGTAATAACTAGAGAAATGATTGATCAGGGTGAAAGGAGGAAGGCATGCATGAGTGGGAGTAAAAGGGGAATGTACAGATCATACCCTTGTTTGAAGGAAGCGAAAGAGTAGTAGTAGTCCAATTCAGATTCTCGTCGTGGGGAGTAGTACAAGAGTTTTACTTCCATTTAAATTGTACTAAGCAACTGGATGCAAGTAGAATACATAACGTAGAGAAAGTAATTCAACCAAATTCTCTTCAGCCTCCCATCAATTAGAGCAAATAATATAGTTTAGCTGAATCTACTATTATCACAACCCTCTGGTTTATTTGGGCATGAAAGAAGATGCAAAGTTGTTTGATATGCTTTTTTATCAGTGAAAAACAAATCAAACCTCCTGGGTAACAAGACTAGCCAGTCAAGAATGAGAAATATGCGAAATAATTCAGATCGACAAGATTGAGAGAAAATAACGAAAGGTTAAATTGTGGAGTGGACTTCGCAGCATAAGTATTTAGAACCCTATTTGATCTTTAAGAGCCCCCATAAGTTTGATTTGGCTCCAGCAGAAATTAGTTTTGCATACTGAATCACTGCTCGATTCTGTCTTATTTTATCCCATAGCTTCTGCATTACACTGTACAGCTAGTTCTAAGGATATGATTGCAATATCTCATCCAAGaacagaaagaaagaaaaagaaaacaaataaaactaACAATCAGTACTagattcaacaacaacatacccagtgtattcccacaaagtgggatctggggagggtaaaatgtatgcagtccataccactacctcggacgaagtagagaggctgttagACAACAATCGGTACTAGATTATTGAGTAGTATATTTCACAGAGTCAATCAGTTAACTAAACCTCAATCCCGAAGAATGGACTTCATAAggtaatatcataaaataatgtgACAAAAATAAAAGGCCATTTTCGAGGTGAAGGCGGCAAAGGGAGCACAATATAAGGAAGATATTCAAGTAAGACTGCACCAATACCACTTGTTTTTTAAAACAATAGTTCTCTGGTTTATTTGGGCATGGATGAAGAATTCGCAGATATGCACTCCCTTCAATGCAGTCAAAGCTACTATCATATCTGCAAAAATAAAAGGCCATTTTCGAGGTGAAGGCGGCAAAGGGAGCACAATATAAGGAAGATATTCAAGTAAGACTGCACCAATACCACTTGTTTTTAAAGCAATAGTTCTCTGGTTTATTTGGGCATGGATGAAGAATTCGCAGATATGCACTCCCTTCAATGCAGTCAAAGCTACTATCATATCAGCAAAATTTCCAACTTGTGAAGGGTAAACCGACAGTGCATAGAACTCAGATCACTTACCTGAGTGCAAAAGTATATAATATCATGGAAAACATGTTCCTCATTCGCGAAAGGTAGGTTCTTTGGAAAAGGATGTCAGAGCTAGAATAATCATTTTCAACAGAACTGTAAACAGCAAAGCATGCACatcttataaatttttttttcatttataaggTACATATATTATCTGTTCTTACCGTTATCTAATGGTTTGAAAGAAAATGTTTCTTCACATTCCTAGTTCTGTTTCTGCACTATCATACTATTATTCTCCTACAACCAGCTGGAACCAGGCATCTTATTGAATCCCTTGTCCTTCATCACATTCTCAACATTCGCCCACTCTCCTTCAGCAGCATAAACATTAGAAAGGGCTACCAAACCTTCAGGCTTCTTCAGATCCATCTGCAATATATCCTTAGCCATCTTTTCAGCAAGATCTCTCCTTGAATAGACCTTACACAACCACTGAAGAAAGCCCCAATAATTGAATCAGTGACTTCTACCGGCATATCTTTGATTATATTGTAGGCCTCCTCAAGCCTCCCAACACGACACAAAAGATCAATAACACAAGCATAATACTCTTTCCTTTCTCTAATGCCATAAGACTCCTCCATGGACCAAAAGATCTTCAAACCTTTCTCAACCAAACCACCATGACTACATGCAGAAAGAAGAGAAGTTAATCATTTGGCAGCAATCCTTCATACTGCATCATCTCAAAAAGTTTTATTGCATGTTCTACTCTGCCATGCTTTCCATAACATCCTATCATAGCATTCCATGATGCAACATTCTTGAAAGGAGCAGAACTGAAAACGTTCCAAGCGTCTTCTACACTCCCACATTTACTGTACATATCAATGAGAGCACTAGCAACAAAGACATTATCAATCATATCTCTAATCTATATACTAAGCCATGAATTTCTTCCCCCCTACACAGAGAGTCAATCAATCCACACACACAGGGAGAAGCCCAGTCAGAGTGACTTCATTAGGCTTAACTCCAGCATCCAACATGTCCTGCAATAATGATAATGCTTCATTTGACCTACGACTTTGAATGTATCCTGAAAACATGGCATTCCAGGTAACTAAATCTGGAGTCAAACCCTCTTTACTCATTTTAGAGAATAACGTAAAAGCTGCGTCACAATCTCCTCTCCTGGCATATCCAGCGATCATTACATTCCATGTAAAAATCATTAGGCCTCATGCCTTCTAACCTCATTTTTTCAAACAAAATAAAGGATTCTTCATTTTTCCCCATGTTggcatataaatatatcattgaTGTCCAGGATACAATATCTCTCTCGACCATTTTATTAAAAACTAAACGAGCATATTCCGTATTGTCACATTTACCGTACTTATCTATCAAGGCATTGGCAACTGATAACTCTGACTGAAATCCCATTCTATATATCATACTTTGCACTTCCTTTCCTTTGTTCAGATCCAATAGACCAACACAAACACAACAACAAATGTGTACTTGTTTGGAATAGTTCTTGATTGTTGAAGAAGAGAGAAGTAGCCAATGGATTTTTCAGGGCACCCATGGAATGCTAAAGCTGAAATCATCCAATTGAACGCAAAAATATTCGGGTTTGTGGTTCTTTGGAACAAAAGCTCAGCAGAACCTAGATCCCCGCAACTTGCATAGGCACCAATGAGCTTTGAATTCAATGAGAAAGCATTCATGTCAGTGTGTGATGTTAATATTAATGCATGAATTTGCTTGCATGGTTGCAGCAACTTTTCTTTCAAGCATTTTTGTAATAATAGGCCAAAACTGCTTACAGACAGGTTGATTGGGGATAAGACGCACAAATTCATGTCCAAAAGGAAGTCCTCAAATGGAAACACCCACATGTGTTGATTTTCAATATTCTACTGACAAAAAATTTGCAATTATAAGACTGTAAGATAACAAAGCCAAAGATAATAGCACCCAATTCAAAGCCCAAAAGCACAACCTTTAACATCAATCTTGTATATACGACCATGAACAGGAAAAGACCGAATCCCCAATATTAAGcacaaaaagatataaaaaaagaattcaaaGAGGGTTTTTCATCGTCCTGCAAAGATCTGGAGAGCCGTTAGTCCCACTAATTCAAGAGTCCTAGATCAAAATCTAAACTGTTACACACACAGCCACAGAAGCCTCAATTTCTACCTCTGGTAAATATATTCTCACTATCAAGCCGAggatctattggaaacagcctctctaccccaCAAAGGTAGGTAAGGTgtgcgtacatcctaccctctCCAAgactccacttgtgggattacactgcaTACGTTGTTTGTATATATATTCTCCACTAGTAATCTCAAGACTAACTGAAAGACATGTACTGCTATGATTAATAACTCTACCATATAGCCCCATCAGaaccaaaatcaagaaaacaagacAGACACCCTTATTACTCTATTTGAAGCACAAAGGAGATCTCATTAACATCAAGACAAGCATGCAAATCCAAACTAACAAAAGGGAAACGAGATCCAAAAGTTTAAAGcagaaatgaaataaaaaacaTCCATCAAGATTCAACATAACAAATAACTCATAAAAAAGACAGGTAGAGAAACTGATATATACATATGAGCCATATGGTGGATACTCACCAAATGAGTAGATCAGTCAAACCATGAGATGAAAATCCAAGAAAACTCCAATCCAGATTTGTATTCCTTGTATAGATACTTTCTAACTAGTAAAATTAGCAAAAACAAATATGGTCAAAAACAGATCCAAAATAGGTTGCAACCCGAATAGACAAGTAAGTCTTGCCCGTTAGCTGAGATGACAGTACAGagaacagagagagagagagacagagagagaaagtaaaggaCATTTGCTCAACGATTGTGTAGAGGCTGAAGGAGTGAGTACATATATAGGCTAGAGCTAGAGTTGTAAATCCATCGgatcggttcggttcgattttacgtGTTATTaattcgatttatcgatttttaatttttaaatatgtaaaatcaataagatattttcttatcgatttcagtttattgattttttatccttaacggttcgattttttatttaatcaataagaaaatacttataaaataaaaatagtataacccaataagctaaaaccgataactcaataagctaaaaccaatgccgaaccatttacccaataacattttttataaaatcaataaaaaattattaatccgataactcaataatatttttattgattcgaTTTATCTGTCAGCTCGATTTTCACACCCTAGGTAGAACTAAGAGAGTATGGTACTCAACTACTCTACTCCCCAGTCTCTCTCATGTGCTTACCACTTTTAAATAAAAGGAACTCATTTGGTAGCTAAAACTTCtgtaatacataaaattttagtgaataattaaattataaaaatttaatattatatgtataattttttttgtatttctacgAAAGATTATTTTCGTTAATTAAACTCGTGACATTAATTTATAAATTACTCCAAAAATTCGCTTTCTGTTTACCACTAAAATGggagaaaaaaaatttaagtgtgtTTGAAAATCTACTAATTACATAGGCTAATAATTAAATGTTATTGTAAGCTAAAAgccaattaaaaataaatacttatttagAAAAACAATAAACTTTAATGTGTGAAAAGCATATGTGTATTAGAAAtgagtattaaatatttaattcCACACACGATCATCTGTCAACCTTCTATTCTTAATTTGTATCCTTCACAACCCCTTGTCTATAATTTGTATCCTTCACAACCCCTTGTCTAAGGTAATGCCCTCAATAAGGTGGCATTATGCAATGTCTTGTATAATCAACTCTCATCATTACTTcattggtctacctctacctttcctaaaatcatccatagtcgACCCACACTACTTCACTAGGGAGTGCAAACGTTTCCTTTTCACATATATGAACCACCTCAATCTCGTTTCACGCATCTTATCCTACCTAAGACACTACCACATTGTCCAGGATATCCTCATTTTTTAATTACATCTTTCTAGTATActcacacatccatcgcaacgtTTTCATTTCTACAACTTTTAAGTTCTAAACATGAGACTTCTTGACTGGCAAATACTTTGCTCTATATAACATATTGGTCTAACTACAACTCTATAAAACTAGTTTTTAAGTTTtggtggcaccttcttatcacataggaCTCCGAATGTAAACCTCAATTTCATCCACTCTACACCAATACGGTGAGTGAAATCCTCGTTAATCTCTCCATTTTCTAGGATAATAGAcccaaaatattcaaaactctctCTTTTTTGGATGATCAGAGTATCAAGCCTCACTCTCATACTACCTCATATGTTGCACAACTATACTTACAACCCAGGTATTCCAACTCGGTCCTGCTCAACCTGAACCTTTCGAATTCAGGATCCATCTCAATATCTCTAGTTTAGTATTAATTCTTTTATgagtctcgtcaatcaaaacTATGTAATCAGTAAATAACATATCCCATAACACTTCACTTGAAATTTATTGCGTCAAAGCATCCATCACCAAGACAAACAAAAACTAACTTAGGATTAATCCCTGTTGTAACCTTATCAAAATTAGAAAGCACTTGGAGTCTCCTTCTACTGTCCTTATTTAGGTCATGGCTCTATCTTATGTCACTGGTTGCCCTAATATACACCACTGATACACATATAACCTTCAAGCATCTTATAGGGGCTCTCTTGAAACTTTATGGTAAGCCTTTTCTACAATTATTGAACTCCATGCGTAAGTTCTTCTTtttatactattccaccaatctTCTTACCAAACAAATGACTTTTGTAATTGATCATGATCTTAGCATGAATACGAATTGATTATGGGTATTTCCACGCCCCTCTTCACCATCATCTCCACCatccttttttaaattttcatagtgtGGCTTAACATTCTGATACTATATAATTATCAGCAATTTAAATTCATCTCTTTATGAATTAGCGAGTGCAACAGTAAAATTAGGtggaataattaattttgagaccACAATCAAAGTTTGtagccttttcaaatataattcaAAAGTAGCATCTTTTAAtgcaaaatataacatctaaacaaATTACTTCCAGCAAAATATATTAAACAACCTCAACATGGTGTTGAAATTTAACACTTTGACAAGTAGAACTCCATTACAATTTGATGCATTACGAACCTGAATTTTGAAACTCCAAAAATGATCATTGGAGTTTGAATTTATGAAGGTTCAAACTCTAGGAACTGTTGATTGGGTTTCAATCTTGATATGGAGTTTGAACTTATAAAGGTTCAATTCATGGAGTTTGAAGTATGTACCATGAgtagaaaatgataaaattttaaaataaatatcatgaagtgaaataataaaaaatatataaatattaaaataggtATGATGAGTGAAATAAGTACATGTAATAACACACTGAAAAATGATTTCACTTATAATACCTTTTTGAACTCAAGACAGCGACTAGAGTTTTTAACTTCTACAAGTTTAAACTTCATAATTATGTCTTAGAATTCAAAAGAGGTATCATGAGAGAAATGTGAAAGGATATAGTTCATCCATGTTTTGATAAGTTGAAACTCCATGAATCTGTCGTGGAGTTCGAAATAGGTCTCATAATAAAAATTGAAGcaggaatttcaaaaaaaaaaaattaagttgaaaTTCCAACACACAATGTATAAATTTCACGTCTGTGAGTTCCTAACTTTAGAATATGATATTTTCACACATAAGAGATTTTGGAATTCTAGCATAACATGCTTGGATTTCACAAGAAGATTACTGAAGTTGTTCCGTATTTCAGTTAAAAATACTTTtgtccaaatatatatatatatactagtttaggtgtatgtGCCTTGCACGTGtactcactttaatgagttcaaatattatattaaataaaatatttgtttaaataataaagattaatataataattaaatttaacatcttttgagtatgtaaatatgaaaatttatttattaaacctaatcattaccaaaaatatttttaaaagtcgatcaacattcatctaccatatgtaaattgcaacaaaacaatacaatgatagagacatcaaaataattcaattaaatctaatctttacacacgaaatttttttcaaaatcgtctgacactcatctaaaacctgtaaacaataaaaaaataatacgataattgagatatcaaaataatacaactaaacctaacctttacataaaaaaattcctcaaagccgaccaacatttatcaatcacctgtaaactgcaacaaaataatacgataaaagtgatgtcaaaataatacaattaaacttaaattttacacacaaaaatttctcaaagccaatcgagattcatctacaaaCTGAAACTACCACAAATAACaaattaatagagatattaccatattacaattaaacctaaccattacctaaaaaaaaatttcaaagttgacCGATATTCATTTagatctataaattaaaataaaacaataagataataaagatattaaaacaatacaattaaacctaacctttacacaaatttttttttcaaaatcaaccaACAtccatctacgacctgtaaagtataaacaaaaaatataatagtgatcacaaagcttcgattttgatccaactaactTTTGCTTGAGTGataaattttgaccctaaagaatgattttgaattaaaacaaagaaaatatataaatacacatatgttgaattctattatgctgacaaaaacagtgaagaagttgcgcgttagaaaatcaagcagcctccatctagacatgcaatcgaatcaaattagatgagcatcaatcatattctcccaataggcaaatcgATTTGTtatctagtttaacgtacatctcaatatttatagaagtattttcttaatagagtcttattttaggagtatttttctaattgaatagtacaaagaaaaatattaattaattctcctaccatatattttaagagtctcatatattttagaaagtctgaaaaatattaattaattctcctatcatatattttaggattcacatatattttaggaagtctagttaactTAATAAAAAACTtaacagtttttattttttaaaagtaagaTAATATATAAGAACTCTACTGGATGTATAATTGTTActtgttttagtttgtttaaagtaatgacaactttttaattttgtcaaataTACTCCTAGGTTTTCTTTTGTCAAAAAATAAGGCAATGTTTGTTAAGTCTAACCATATATTTTAAACTCctgatcccatatattttaggagataatattataaatataattaaataataatttaagaaaataatgaaaagacgattttgtctaaaggaaaaacttttaatgaagggcaaaaagttcgaatcacttttctaagggtcttcacacttttaattatatatatatatattacaagaGTGGCTAAATGCTAATAGCTTTAGAAATGGTAACTACTATTTGATAGCAGGTGTCAAAAGTGCTTATTTATCGATTTTACATGGCGTAATATATTGCTCCTAATTTACTATACTCAATTTCGCATTGACCAATTAATTATCTGATTAGATAAACAATTCAAAAATGTGTAGTTGCACTCAATTATAAGGTGGATATCAAAATAAGCTCTTAGAAAGGGGGAAGTTTGGCAATAGGGATTAGGGGGTCGCTACATATATTGATTGTACAACATACGATTTTAACATAAAATTCGGCATCAAATAATTTCTGTATGCGACTTGCTACATAATAGGTCGGCGTTCGGCTATGTTTACAAACTTGCGGAGGTCCTTTTAGCTTATCAAG
Coding sequences within:
- the LOC107876647 gene encoding uncharacterized protein LOC107876647, coding for MGRGRGKGKKLTVIDPDDPGSEEEEKIPAQKRRGRPQKSLKDDIDEEAAEMIEEEDSENEKLGIQNLEIKGSATENGKKRRRNTRVKEKHGSVKEENSNGTRASTDESAKSNNVFRHRRKNKPRRAAEAGVECN